A genomic segment from Antedon mediterranea chromosome 6, ecAntMedi1.1, whole genome shotgun sequence encodes:
- the LOC140052691 gene encoding importin-13-like, whose translation MAFQAEQETDSALDLTVENIEKALHQLYFDPDPSVKSRAQNWLFTAQRSPQAWQFAWSLLSSDKAAEVQYFGASALYMKITRYWSEVHPEQYANLRTQLFQQIFNFSSVTRIVLTRLCVTLASFSLNTMPEFWSDAVKSMIETFHQAEMPQMDATNKCLALLELLTVLPEEFQTAPLGQTRKGTVRHELQKGLQHVLPLIQNLLDQQDSPVSIRHQALRCFSSWVNFGVPLIDINPFIDILFKYVHDDNLYDTCIDSLISVIQEPSAYKYPNTIKKIIPQVLRLQDLLANAVREKDMDLVHGICRLTVAIGENHSKLILESQGDERQQCLDLTNLILGFTALPGHYPVDENISNMPFGFWYILQDEITGAETVKCQEYLMTFGPIYMHLVDVMLTKVQYPSEDEYNTWNTEEKEQFRCYRQDIGDTLMYCFTLLRQPLLNNLYGMLVRVQSQGGSWQQLEALLFAFRSIAEVGEYGDDECVDNLIRLLPQINMSNVTLATTALYMLEAYSEWLADMPDALDCVIPLVLSGLNNPDLSVPATMSLKEITRECALDMKPHADRILTSIQAALNSNLLKSRECVRLMASVGFVLSTLSVQEILHYLDVIVTPHLQHLEAASHEQPSAASKGTILVKVNMLASLSATLDIRREDKENQGLGSAVTSSQDPQPVSFLLQRVFPILQKVLEVWVCDLGIVQSICEFLKRAITTLLDDVGPMVPGICELLVQIYTASPHVPILDLSQQMLMLFSLNEAYSANTQSLILQLTNKTLSLFQSGNIREHTEVIEAYMNMCTKILKTQPNILISNDMSPSAIFQCGLVSITLPEQPTVKATCNFFNIFIAQSNKVPMYAQTVTQQGQALLELLIKAISGAAPRSLVEPMSDVIFSYSKNCNSHFTTIMPEVIMSHTLELPRANKVQREQFAKSLMRERANKRQFRDIVKEFSLLCRGLLGTEYADF comes from the exons ATGGCCTTTCAGGCAGAACAAGAAACAGATTCAGCACTGGACCTTACAGTAGAAAACATTGAAAAG GCCTTGCATCAATTGTATTTTGATCCAGACCCTAGTGTTAAGTCTAGGGCACAGAACTGGTTGTTTACAGCTCAGAGATCACCACAGGCATGGCAGTTTGCTTGGAGTTTGTTATCATCTGATAAG GCTGCCGAGGTTCAATATTTTGGGGCGAGTGCTTTGTACATGAAAATAACAAGATATTG GAGTGAAGTACATCCAGAACAGTACGCTAATCTCAGAACTCAATTatttcaacaaatatttaatttttcttcaGTGACACGTATTGTACTGACAAGGCTGTGTGTTACA CTTGCATCATTCTCTTTGAACACTATGCCTGAGTTTTGGTCAGATGCAGTCAAGAGCATGATAGAGACGTTCCATCAAGCAGAAATGCCACAGATGGAC GCTACAAATAAATGTCTTGCATTGTTGGAACTCCTCACTGTTTTACCAGAAGAG tttcaaACAGCACCTTTAGGACAAACAAGAAAGGGAACAGTTCGACATGAGTTACAGAAGGGTCTGCAACATg TACTGCCATTGATACAAAACCTGCTTGACCAACAAGACTCGCCAGTATCAATACGTCACCAAGCTTTACGATGCTTCTCCAGCTGGGTTAACTTTGGCGTGCCTCTGATAGATATCAATCCATTCATTGACATCTTGTTTAAATATGTGCACGATGATAACTTATATGATACATGTATTGACTCCTTGATAAGTGTCATTCAGGAACCGTCAGCCTACAA ATACCCAAACACAATCAAGAAGATTATTCCACAAGTGCTCAGACTCCAAGATCTGTTGGCTAATGCCGTAAGAGAAAAAGAcatg GACCTGGTACATGGTATCTGTAGACTGACCGTTGCTATCGGTGAGAACCATTCTAAATTAATCCTTGAAAGTCAAGGCGATGAACGGCAACAATGTCTGGATCTCACAAACCTCATCTTg GGCTTTACTGCACTTCCTGGTCACTATCCAGTAGATGAGAACATAAGCAACATGCCATTTGGCTTCTGGTATATTTTACAG gATGAAATAACAGGAGCTGAGACTGTGAAATGTCAGGAGTATTTGATGACCTTTGGCCCAATTTACATGCATCTAGTGGATGTGATGCTTACTAAAGTGCAATATCCAAGTGAAGATGAATACAATACATGGAATACAG AAGAGAAAGAGCAGTTCAGGTGCTACAGACAGGATATAGGCGATACTTTG ATGTACTGTTTTACTCTTCTACGTCAACCCTTGTTGAATAATTTATATGGTATGCTAGTGAGGGTACAGAGTCAAGGAGGATCCTGGCAG CAACTTGAAGCATTGCTGTTTGCTTTTCGGTCAATTGCTGAGGTTGGAGAATATGGTGACGATGAATGTGTTGACAATCTCATCAGACTCTTGCCACAGATCAATATGTCAAATGTTACTTTGGCTACTACTGCCCTCTATATGCTAG AAGCATATTCTGAATGGCTTGCTGATATGCCTGATGCACTGGACTGTGTCATCCCTCTAGTACTTTCAG GTTTAAATAACCCAGATCTGTCAGTGCCAGCAACAATGTCTTTGAAAGAGATCACAAGGGAATGTGCTTTAGACATGAAACCACATGCAGATCGTATTTTAACCAGCATTCAAGCTGCTCTAAACTCTAATCTGCTAAAG TCGAGGGAGTGTGTACGACTAATGGCATCTGTTGGCTTTGTACTCTCCACATTATCAGTGCAAGAGATCCTGCACTATCTGGATGTCATTGTGACACCACATCTCCAACATCTTGAGGCAGCATCACATGAACAG CCCTCTGCTGCAAGTAAGGGTACAATTCTTGTGAAGGTGAATATGCTAGCCAGCCTATCGGCAACCCTTGACATACGCAGAGAAGACAAGGAGAACCAGGGCCTAGGATCAGCAGTCACATCCAGTCAAGACCCACAACCTGTCTCATTCCTTCTGCAGAGGGTGTTTCCTATCTTACAGAAGGTTTTGGAAGTCTGGGTTTGTGATCTTGGTATTGTTCAG TCAATTTGTGAATTTCTTAAGCGAGCCATTACTACATTACTGGATGATGTTGGTCCAATGGTACCTGGTATTTGTGAGCTCCTTGTACAGATCTACACAGCCTCTCCTCATGTACCCATCTTAGACCTTTCCCAACAG aTGCTTATGTTGTTTAGTCTTAATGAGGCTTATTCTGCCAATACACAGTCACTCATACTGCAGCTTACAAACAAGACACTCTCTCTTTTCCAGTCag GTAACATTCGAGAACACACAGAGGTGATAGAAGCTTACATGAATATGTGTACAAAGATTCTGAAAACACAGCCTAACATATTGATATCAAATGATATGAGTCCATCGGCTATATTCCAGTGTGGTCTTGTGTCAATAACTCTACCTGAACAACCCACCGTGAAAGCTACTTGTAACTTTTTT aacatttttataGCGCAATCTAATAAGGTTCCAATGTACGCTCAAACAGTCACTCAGCAAGGCCAAGCACTTCTTGAATTACTTATAAAG GCTATTAGTGGTGCTGCTCCTCGATCGCTGGTGGAACCGATGAGTGATGTCATTTTCTCGTACAGCAAGAACTGCAACAGTCACTTCACCACGATAATGCCCGAAGTGATTATGAGTCATACGTTAGAATTACCAAGGGCTAACAAAGTGCAACGAGAACAGTTTGCTAAAAGTTTAATGAG
- the LOC140051153 gene encoding uncharacterized protein — protein MPEKRNFVGRWSAVRIRRPKKTMKRLLALAIGAFIVTLFLIFKTGELQGNGTGIHRLNLAGMFQQPTMDPIVQKYQGKERMPPTIENMDEEPVSHTAEFLLEYYLTKKTDGIEITWLKNNNTRKLLLQVLDDHLLMMVEVDVITKKDKSSNGTAIIAPTNAKDEYELKLKSFLKYLAVYSNKGVKINIDSLETLQFALQTLKTMQYQLHSPIWLSINVLQGPNSKKEVLDFPKAVNLIIEYYPPVSLSLGWSTELQSEPVKSGYNWYHVISMAKLCIKFQQRVSFSVRAIYGVHSIHQIKWLVSLSSRFSVTVWADESDSLSVSVLENFRQETDPSKVFYNLPKQLLDELKSTETAKSNPVGKWDRTLWKPSILDDKSLAFLGTEHAVLEGGNSWLVSKISHQPAPPNRKYVQVRGNVQFINSPKDKKHLSKFVLFIRSSGVNPPQAKDVHGVRLIIMGDGTVTFSSQNLKKAEVYKPQTMAKLPSGSCVSFNVTDSGENEPILCSLSIIDCESRKPVDSSEVSLHLRVPYDSDRQMFYIAVTGGTATEAVVVENLIIS, from the exons ATGCCGGAAAAAAGGAATTTTGTAGGAAGATGGAGTGCTGTTAGAATAAGGCGACCAAAAAAGACGATGAAACGATTATTGGCTCTGGCCATTGGTGCATTTATAGTTACCCTCTTTCTGATATTCAAAACTGGAGAATTGCAAGGAAATGGTACCGGAATTCATCGTTTAAACC TAGCTGGGATGTTTCAACAACCAACCATGGACCCTATTGTCCAGAAATATCAAG GAAAAGAGCGCATGCCGCCAACTATTGAGAATATGGATGAAGAACCTGTTAGTCACACAGCAGAATTTCTTCTAGAGTATTACCTAACCAAAAAGACGGATGGCATTGAAATCACatggttgaaaaataacaacacACGCAAGTTATTACTCCAAGTATTAGATG acCATTTATTGATGATGGTAGAGGTTGACGTAATTACAAAAAAGGACAAGTCTTCTAATGGAACAGCTATTATTGCTCCTACTAATGCCAAAGACGAATATGAGCTTAAActgaaatcatttttaaaatatcttgCAGTCTATTCAAACAAAGGAGTCAAAATTAACATTGATTCATTAGAAACATTACAATTTGCATTGCAAACACTAAAAACTATGCAGTATCAATTGCATTCTCCAATCTGGTTGAGTATAAATGTGCTTCAAGGACCCAACTCTAAAAAAGAAGTTTTGGATTTTCCAAAGGCAGTCAATTTAATAATAGAGTATTATCCTCCGGTATCTTTGTCATTGGGATGGTCAACAGAATTGCAGTCAGAACCTGTTAAATCAGGATATAACTGGTATCATGTTATTAGCATGGCCAAGTTATGTATCAAATTTCAGCAGCGTGTGTCCTTCTCTGTACGAGCAATCTACGGTGTGCATTCAATACATCAAATTAAGTGGTTGGTAAGTTTATCGAGTAGATTTTCTGTGACTGTATGGGCAGATGAATCAGACAGTTTATCAGTCTCCGTTTTAGAGAATTTTCGCCAGGAAACTGATCCCAGCAAAGTGTTTTATAACTTACCAAAACAGTTGCTTGATGAATTAAAATCAACTGAAACAGCAAAAAGTAATCCTGTTGGTAAATGGGACAGAACATTATGGAAGCCGTCCATATTGGATGATAAATCATTAGCATTTTTAGGGACAGAGCATGCAGTGTTAGAAGGCGGTAACAGCTGGCTTGTGTCGAAAATATCACACCAGCCCGCTCCACCAAATCGCAAATATGTACAGGTTCGCGGTAATGTGCAATTCATAAACTCGCCAAAAGATAAAAAGCATCTTTCAAAATTTGTGCTGTTTATTCGTAGCTCAGGGGTAAATCCTCCACAAGCTAAAGATGTACATGGCGTGAGGCTTATTATAATGGGTGATGGAACAGTGACATTTAGCTCGCAAAATCTGAAAAAGGCAGAGGTCTACAAACCACAGACTATGGCTAAATTGCCGAGTGGCAGCTGTGTCTCCTTCAATGTTACTGATTCAGGGGAAAATGAACCGATCTTGTGCTCTTTGTCAATAATAGATTGTGAAAGCAGAAAACCAGTTGATTCATCTGAAGTATCTTTACATTTAAGAGTGCCATATGACAGTGATAGACAGATGTTTTATATTGCGGTAACCGGGGGAACAGCGACAGAAGCTGTTGTTGTTGAAAATCTAATTATATCATAA